The following coding sequences are from one Novipirellula galeiformis window:
- a CDS encoding ABC transporter substrate-binding protein, whose translation MMNIQMQKMLSLATLLLCTAGATPLSAQIVNYAESGVPDRVGLELLQEEPHDLIYMTEEAGGGWVKVRLLEFPGRKVPEDPKGTLQFDVIGIELKRFVTDWKNIEKIDLWEIRLERETMEMIARGDFKGAYPFLSVLIRDYPNRPGLRKLRSEFLWRDAIKRAKAGEFEATLAMLEELWRYAPEYQPQKVLGALSGITDKLMTKLVKDGQLELAQQMLARLEKDYGEGRLASVAKWNQLFLQLAQKKQQEAIAALEAKDYRAARALSRESVAVRPDIEGGKELVRKIDTIYPLVRVGVLQTATVLDPTRIDNWASRRAGRLVYRTLFEMKGAGPEGGEYEFVFGETETTPYRTQFDLVLETEKLKPPLSEIKAFTLADKIAERATRNTPEYFSPWAAAVEAIGMDGPKRIECSLRRPHVLPSCLLQIPIDGSWFGGEKGAPTGAYKQSDTGDDLVRYVLAAEPEFPEQLREVVEIRQASASDGVSLLLQGELDVLDQLFPADAIRLSKSRDIRVKTYPLPTVHMLVPCSDHAYLAERTFRRALVYGINRADILNGELLEGLEAPGCQVVSGPFPAGIEMDDPLGYAYDKSISPRRYEPRLAKLLMTLNANQMKALADRKKEKVPEMKPIRLAFPADNLSRVACEAIMSQWQLLDLKVELVELPVGRTFPEPGTADIVYVSAAIWEPIIDARRLLGPEGLAASSDQLVGLGLRRIEEARDWKKVRDGLLDLHAIAHHELPVLPLWQMVDSYAYRRELIGVGNDIVSLYQNADKWQLNQ comes from the coding sequence ATGATGAATATCCAAATGCAAAAGATGCTGTCGCTCGCCACGCTGCTGCTGTGCACCGCCGGCGCGACACCCCTCTCCGCGCAAATCGTCAATTATGCGGAATCGGGCGTGCCCGATCGTGTCGGTTTAGAGCTGTTGCAGGAAGAGCCTCATGATTTGATCTACATGACCGAGGAAGCGGGAGGAGGATGGGTCAAAGTTCGATTGTTGGAATTTCCTGGACGAAAGGTCCCCGAAGATCCCAAAGGGACGCTTCAATTCGATGTGATTGGGATTGAGTTGAAGCGGTTCGTGACCGATTGGAAGAACATCGAGAAGATCGATCTTTGGGAAATCCGGCTCGAACGCGAAACGATGGAGATGATTGCGCGCGGGGATTTTAAGGGGGCCTATCCGTTTTTATCCGTTTTGATTCGCGACTACCCCAACCGACCCGGACTGCGAAAGTTGCGCAGCGAGTTTTTGTGGCGAGATGCAATCAAACGAGCCAAGGCCGGAGAGTTCGAGGCGACGCTGGCCATGCTCGAAGAGTTATGGCGCTACGCACCGGAGTATCAACCCCAAAAGGTGCTCGGTGCGCTCAGTGGTATCACCGATAAATTGATGACGAAGCTGGTCAAAGACGGACAGCTCGAACTCGCCCAACAGATGCTTGCTCGTTTGGAAAAGGACTATGGCGAAGGACGTTTAGCGTCGGTCGCCAAATGGAATCAGTTGTTCCTGCAATTGGCTCAGAAGAAACAACAGGAAGCGATTGCGGCACTCGAGGCAAAGGATTACCGAGCCGCTCGGGCATTGTCACGTGAAAGTGTCGCGGTGCGTCCTGATATCGAGGGTGGCAAAGAGTTGGTTCGTAAAATCGATACCATCTATCCTTTGGTACGAGTGGGAGTGTTACAGACGGCAACGGTGTTGGATCCGACTCGCATCGATAATTGGGCTTCGCGTCGAGCCGGACGTTTGGTCTATCGCACGTTGTTCGAGATGAAGGGAGCGGGGCCCGAAGGAGGCGAATATGAATTCGTCTTTGGCGAAACCGAAACCACCCCCTATCGGACTCAATTTGATCTGGTGTTGGAGACCGAGAAATTGAAGCCACCCTTGAGTGAGATCAAGGCGTTCACTCTGGCGGATAAAATCGCCGAACGTGCCACCCGCAACACGCCCGAATACTTTTCACCCTGGGCTGCGGCGGTGGAAGCCATTGGGATGGATGGTCCCAAGCGAATTGAGTGTAGCCTGCGTCGACCTCACGTGTTGCCTTCCTGTTTGCTTCAGATTCCGATCGATGGAAGTTGGTTCGGAGGTGAAAAAGGGGCACCCACAGGCGCTTACAAGCAAAGTGATACGGGCGATGACTTGGTTCGTTATGTGCTCGCCGCGGAACCTGAATTTCCTGAGCAACTTCGCGAGGTCGTTGAGATTCGTCAAGCGTCGGCGAGCGATGGCGTCAGTTTGTTGCTGCAGGGTGAGTTGGATGTCTTGGATCAATTGTTTCCTGCGGATGCCATTCGGCTGAGCAAAAGCCGAGACATTCGGGTTAAAACGTATCCGCTTCCTACCGTGCATATGTTGGTACCATGTTCGGATCATGCTTATTTGGCCGAACGCACGTTTCGACGCGCCCTGGTTTACGGCATCAACCGTGCGGACATCCTCAATGGCGAACTGCTTGAAGGGCTCGAGGCACCGGGATGCCAAGTCGTTTCGGGGCCGTTCCCCGCAGGCATCGAAATGGACGATCCGTTGGGTTATGCCTATGACAAAAGCATTTCGCCGCGGCGTTACGAACCTCGCTTGGCCAAGTTGTTGATGACGCTCAATGCCAACCAAATGAAGGCGCTCGCAGATCGCAAGAAAGAGAAAGTGCCGGAGATGAAGCCGATTCGTTTGGCGTTTCCAGCGGACAATTTATCCCGTGTTGCTTGTGAAGCGATCATGAGTCAATGGCAATTGTTGGATCTAAAAGTGGAGTTGGTTGAGCTTCCCGTGGGACGCACGTTTCCCGAGCCGGGGACAGCCGACATCGTTTATGTCTCTGCTGCGATTTGGGAGCCGATTATTGACGCGCGGCGTTTGTTGGGACCCGAGGGGCTGGCGGCGAGTTCGGATCAATTGGTTGGATTGGGACTGCGGCGTATCGAGGAAGCTCGGGATTGGAAGAAGGTTCGTGATGGATTGCTCGACTTGCACGCGATTGCTCATCATGAGTTGCCCGTGTTGCCGTTGTGGCAAATGGTCGATTCGTATGCCTATCGGCGAGAGTTGATCGGGGTCGGAAACGATATCGTTTCGCTTTACCAGAACGCAGATAAATGGCAATTGAATCAATAA
- a CDS encoding outer membrane protein assembly factor BamB family protein — protein MLANELIDRLERGGLLDQEIIEALREQLEQGTRVTPEAVAKLLVDNGQLTRFQATKLIGELRSSEYGQARDASEEVAVMDDLAILPEEGEDDVIEVAAEDETPVEVFAEAVPVETVAVEAVPDSSSEDLAASRPTRARPKPPEQKSVWDSFKIYGFAGIIVLLLLSGYGLYYMLTRQSADDFIANANKQYGQQQYTPAQDSYLSFLDTFGATHQYSSIARVRIVMSKFYRAKEMTDPTEALELLKKELPTIENEEGLSQERTNLAVLLVDVAAEIARVAGKEKETTEKEKLLGKLDEQLALMENPNYMLSTMKTTLAGKLQAIAEARQRVRREINRNLRLEESVVAMDALLKEKKTKEAYDVRAKLLQEFPELHNDERLMALIATASGIQQTLVKPASEMPKLADVKEGKADDRSIVLTAMEGRKATDLIGQILYLRAGGSMLAFEGESGGLLWRKFVGYGQDHLPVRLDDGSGVLLSESAKLEVQRCDGKDGQIRWQSQIGELFSEPVTVDDEVYVSTQTGRLSSLDADSGEANWTTQIPQPLEVGPGIDKRAKVAYLPGNHSNLYVLNTRDGSCAETFYIGHAEGTVAVPPVTLLGHVFVLENAGTDYTRVHILKVNPAGKELAIAQPSIRLDGNVKVKPIIQDRKLIVLTDRGLVSVLEVEPTAEREQVSEVARQVASYDVPTSTQMAVGRSQMWVTGTRIGRYELQINTGRVVQDWFKHEADRFIGQPFTSENTLVHARILRGTSAIRVTAADAKSGDEIWHTDVGVPIAMIVPIEGGGGFHAVTTQAALFELDRDALASGSTANPVENPGGTGIAMRFENPIKIDETRRVMLNQATSEDIVVYDPTRRQEKLRKLTLALSGKAGGGALVAGGGLLVPTVSGRVVLMNWQTGQMLGSPFQPASEPEGEVQWSNPVVMPSDPDQVIIADSRKQLYRLRAGEQVRELAKKPLEAPFLGPTAAVGDVVIASVAGPAADFVVGHDLTSLDEKFKVLLEGRINWGPVAAGEYCLLRTDDSVMRAFDADGNQKFELPIPSGELAGPPVMIGDQMLLAGKPGWIVALNPSSGELMGKSDLGQPIFAPPLGIGSKLLVPGAEGVVYITDIPSGS, from the coding sequence ATGCTTGCAAATGAACTGATCGATCGGCTTGAGCGTGGCGGATTGCTCGACCAGGAAATTATCGAGGCGCTACGAGAGCAATTAGAGCAGGGCACTCGTGTGACCCCCGAAGCGGTAGCCAAGTTGCTTGTCGACAACGGTCAATTGACTCGGTTTCAAGCCACCAAGTTGATTGGGGAGTTGCGTTCAAGCGAATACGGCCAGGCCCGGGACGCGAGCGAAGAGGTGGCGGTCATGGACGATCTCGCGATCTTGCCCGAGGAGGGGGAGGACGACGTGATCGAGGTGGCTGCGGAAGACGAAACGCCGGTGGAGGTCTTTGCCGAAGCGGTTCCCGTGGAGACGGTCGCGGTCGAAGCCGTTCCGGATTCGTCGAGCGAGGATTTGGCGGCCTCACGCCCCACGCGGGCACGGCCCAAACCGCCAGAGCAAAAGTCCGTTTGGGATTCATTCAAGATTTATGGATTCGCAGGCATCATCGTGCTGTTGTTGTTGTCGGGCTATGGTCTGTACTACATGTTGACGCGTCAAAGCGCCGACGATTTCATCGCCAATGCAAACAAGCAATACGGTCAACAACAGTACACTCCGGCGCAAGATTCGTACCTCAGTTTTCTGGATACCTTTGGCGCGACACACCAGTACTCGTCCATTGCGCGAGTGCGGATTGTGATGAGCAAGTTTTATCGGGCCAAGGAGATGACCGATCCGACCGAAGCGTTGGAGTTGCTGAAGAAAGAATTGCCCACGATTGAGAACGAAGAGGGACTCAGCCAAGAACGCACCAATCTCGCCGTGTTGTTGGTCGATGTTGCTGCGGAGATCGCTCGCGTCGCGGGCAAAGAAAAGGAGACAACCGAAAAAGAGAAACTGCTTGGGAAACTGGACGAGCAATTGGCGTTGATGGAGAATCCGAACTACATGCTGTCGACGATGAAGACGACGTTGGCGGGTAAGTTGCAAGCGATTGCCGAGGCGCGTCAACGGGTCCGCCGCGAAATCAATCGCAATCTTCGCTTGGAAGAGTCGGTCGTCGCGATGGATGCGTTGTTAAAGGAAAAGAAAACGAAAGAAGCCTATGACGTTCGTGCCAAGTTGCTGCAAGAGTTCCCGGAGCTGCATAATGACGAACGGTTGATGGCGTTGATCGCCACGGCTAGTGGGATTCAGCAAACCTTGGTCAAGCCGGCCAGCGAAATGCCGAAGTTGGCGGATGTAAAAGAGGGGAAGGCGGACGATCGCTCAATCGTGCTGACCGCGATGGAGGGACGAAAAGCGACCGACTTGATCGGCCAAATCCTCTACCTACGCGCGGGCGGCTCCATGTTGGCATTCGAGGGAGAGAGCGGAGGGCTGCTGTGGCGAAAATTTGTCGGCTATGGCCAAGACCATCTGCCCGTGCGTTTAGATGATGGTTCGGGAGTTTTACTGAGCGAATCCGCAAAACTCGAAGTCCAACGATGTGACGGTAAAGATGGCCAAATTCGTTGGCAGAGTCAAATCGGGGAACTGTTTAGTGAACCCGTGACCGTGGACGATGAGGTTTATGTTTCCACGCAAACCGGCCGGCTTTCCTCGTTGGACGCCGACTCGGGTGAGGCGAATTGGACGACCCAAATTCCTCAACCTTTGGAGGTGGGCCCCGGGATTGATAAGCGTGCCAAGGTGGCTTATCTGCCTGGTAATCATAGCAACCTGTATGTGCTCAATACCCGCGATGGTTCTTGCGCCGAAACGTTCTACATTGGACACGCCGAAGGCACGGTGGCGGTTCCGCCGGTGACGCTGCTCGGGCATGTCTTTGTGCTCGAAAATGCAGGGACCGATTACACCCGCGTGCATATTTTAAAGGTCAATCCGGCCGGCAAAGAATTGGCGATCGCGCAACCTTCGATTCGCTTGGACGGCAATGTGAAAGTGAAGCCGATCATTCAAGACCGCAAGTTGATTGTCTTGACCGATCGGGGCTTGGTTTCGGTGTTGGAAGTCGAGCCGACGGCCGAACGCGAACAGGTCAGCGAGGTTGCTCGGCAAGTCGCATCGTACGACGTGCCGACGTCGACCCAAATGGCGGTCGGGCGATCTCAGATGTGGGTCACCGGGACGCGAATTGGGCGGTACGAATTGCAAATCAATACCGGGCGGGTGGTCCAAGATTGGTTTAAACATGAAGCGGATCGATTTATTGGCCAACCGTTTACAAGCGAGAATACGTTGGTTCACGCGCGAATTTTGCGAGGAACCTCCGCCATCCGAGTGACCGCCGCGGATGCGAAATCGGGTGATGAAATCTGGCATACCGATGTCGGCGTGCCGATCGCCATGATTGTGCCGATCGAGGGCGGTGGTGGTTTCCACGCCGTCACCACACAAGCGGCCTTGTTTGAACTTGATCGCGATGCCTTGGCGAGTGGTTCGACAGCAAACCCGGTCGAAAATCCTGGGGGGACGGGGATCGCAATGCGGTTTGAAAACCCGATCAAGATCGATGAAACCCGTCGCGTGATGCTCAATCAAGCGACATCCGAAGACATCGTGGTTTACGATCCGACGCGCCGCCAAGAGAAGTTGCGGAAATTGACATTGGCGTTGTCGGGCAAGGCGGGAGGAGGCGCTTTGGTGGCCGGCGGTGGGTTGTTGGTTCCCACCGTTTCAGGGCGTGTGGTTTTGATGAATTGGCAAACCGGACAAATGTTGGGCAGCCCGTTTCAACCCGCCAGCGAGCCCGAGGGCGAGGTCCAATGGTCCAATCCAGTCGTGATGCCAAGCGATCCTGACCAGGTCATTATCGCGGACAGTCGCAAACAGTTGTATCGACTACGGGCGGGAGAGCAGGTTCGTGAACTCGCCAAAAAGCCTCTCGAAGCTCCCTTCTTAGGGCCCACAGCGGCCGTTGGAGATGTGGTGATCGCTTCGGTCGCAGGACCGGCAGCCGATTTTGTCGTGGGGCATGATTTGACCAGCCTCGATGAGAAGTTCAAGGTTCTATTGGAGGGCCGGATCAATTGGGGACCGGTCGCGGCGGGCGAGTATTGTTTGCTGCGAACCGATGATTCGGTGATGCGAGCCTTTGATGCTGATGGCAATCAGAAATTTGAGTTGCCAATTCCGTCAGGGGAATTGGCCGGACCTCCCGTCATGATTGGCGATCAGATGTTGTTGGCCGGGAAACCAGGGTGGATTGTGGCTTTAAATCCGTCCTCCGGTGAATTGATGGGTAAAAGTGATCTGGGGCAACCGATTTTTGCTCCGCCGCTAGGCATCGGCAGCAAATTGTTGGTGCCGGGGGCTGAAGGCGTCGTTTACATCACTGATATTCCATCGGGATCCTAA
- a CDS encoding ExbD/TolR family protein: MAIHVQCSQCDAEHHVNDRFAGRQVRCPQCEALVDVPEREPEMEPVADDGVVGDADDMNSLGDPTPENDLSAQEELADKQAVATDPAAVPVAVVGEDDEDDEVPKRQPRQDDELDMTPMVDVTFLLLIFFMVTASFSLQKSIEMPRQQTDAPSSNPDPEETEELDSVEVQIDDRGSFLVMAADWERETPGKQNLISALREAVPGGSDAMKLVIKVHEMAKLQALVDAMDAGTIAGYTELQVTQVEEFD, encoded by the coding sequence ATGGCTATTCATGTTCAATGTTCACAGTGCGACGCCGAGCACCATGTCAATGACCGCTTTGCCGGACGGCAAGTGCGTTGTCCACAGTGTGAGGCGTTGGTCGACGTGCCCGAGCGGGAACCGGAGATGGAACCCGTCGCCGATGATGGTGTCGTGGGGGACGCCGATGATATGAACTCGCTGGGCGATCCTACGCCCGAAAATGATCTTTCTGCGCAGGAGGAGCTTGCGGATAAACAAGCCGTTGCGACTGATCCCGCTGCGGTGCCTGTAGCGGTCGTGGGGGAAGACGACGAGGATGACGAGGTGCCCAAGCGTCAGCCGCGGCAAGACGATGAATTGGATATGACGCCGATGGTCGACGTGACGTTCTTGTTGTTGATCTTCTTTATGGTCACCGCTTCGTTCAGTCTACAGAAGTCGATCGAGATGCCGCGTCAACAAACCGATGCACCAAGTAGTAATCCCGATCCGGAAGAGACCGAAGAGCTTGATTCGGTGGAAGTCCAAATCGATGATCGCGGCTCGTTCTTGGTGATGGCAGCCGATTGGGAAAGGGAAACCCCCGGCAAACAAAACCTGATCTCGGCACTCCGAGAAGCGGTGCCGGGCGGAAGTGACGCGATGAAATTAGTGATCAAGGTGCACGAGATGGCGAAACTACAAGCGTTAGTGGACGCCATGGATGCGGGCACGATTGCTGGCTACACCGAGCTGCAAGTGACGCAGGTCGAGGAGTTCGATTAG
- a CDS encoding ExbD/TolR family protein → MSANAVNEDLLEEEDDVAMPRKKRDDEEMDITPMIDITFLLLIFFVVASKMDPTKIGTIPEADNGLAVSADDSAIIFVDPGAGDEVILKKRDGSEFSRDEATQSTEIIEYITSELEKSIGKNKNQVMLLGDANVKVGQVTRIQQVIGDAFEDIESTYIAVKEE, encoded by the coding sequence ATGAGTGCGAATGCCGTAAACGAAGATCTGCTTGAAGAGGAAGATGATGTCGCGATGCCACGCAAAAAGCGTGACGATGAGGAGATGGATATTACTCCGATGATCGATATCACCTTTCTATTGCTGATCTTTTTTGTGGTCGCTTCCAAAATGGACCCGACCAAAATCGGCACGATTCCCGAAGCTGATAATGGCTTGGCAGTATCGGCCGACGATTCTGCGATCATCTTTGTCGATCCTGGTGCCGGGGACGAAGTGATCCTCAAGAAACGTGACGGCAGCGAGTTCAGCCGAGACGAAGCAACGCAATCGACCGAAATCATCGAATACATCACCTCGGAACTCGAAAAGTCGATCGGCAAAAATAAAAACCAAGTGATGTTGCTCGGCGATGCCAACGTCAAAGTCGGCCAAGTTACCCGTATTCAGCAAGTCATCGGCGACGCATTTGAAGATATCGAATCCACCTACATTGCGGTCAAAGAGGAGTAA
- a CDS encoding MotA/TolQ/ExbB proton channel family protein: MLFAEISIFDIISQATYGALAGAALWGLYSATVVWARVNQKRFKSEDEQDVFMDDVEQMLKVGDFEGVAEYSDGDNRAIPQIVEMAMHHRGLGYKRARQFVLDRFQRDVMSDLEYRLSWVSTVIKSAPMIGLFGTVFGMMGAFKTLATSESVEPSLLAGDINVALRTTACGLAIAIPLMILVANVNIKIAKMEDLVGSGLARFMTQYKEALLKWPNGGPTSPSAAAAEPVEAVMQSPPR; this comes from the coding sequence ATGCTTTTCGCTGAAATATCTATCTTCGACATCATCTCGCAAGCGACCTATGGTGCCCTTGCGGGGGCGGCTTTATGGGGACTGTATAGCGCCACGGTGGTGTGGGCGCGAGTGAACCAAAAACGATTCAAAAGCGAAGACGAACAAGACGTCTTCATGGATGACGTCGAGCAAATGCTGAAGGTGGGCGATTTTGAGGGGGTCGCGGAGTATAGCGATGGCGACAATCGCGCGATTCCCCAAATTGTGGAGATGGCGATGCATCATCGCGGGCTGGGATACAAGCGAGCACGCCAATTCGTTTTGGACCGTTTCCAGCGTGACGTGATGAGCGATCTTGAATACCGACTCTCGTGGGTCAGTACGGTGATCAAGTCGGCTCCGATGATTGGACTCTTCGGAACGGTCTTCGGGATGATGGGAGCGTTTAAGACGTTGGCCACGTCCGAGTCGGTCGAACCGTCATTGTTGGCCGGGGACATTAACGTCGCGCTACGAACCACCGCGTGTGGTTTGGCAATCGCGATCCCGTTGATGATCTTGGTCGCTAACGTGAATATCAAAATCGCCAAAATGGAAGACCTTGTCGGGTCGGGCTTGGCTCGCTTTATGACCCAGTACAAAGAGGCGCTGCTGAAATGGCCTAATGGCGGTCCCACGTCGCCCTCGGCCGCTGCGGCCGAGCCTGTCGAAGCGGTGATGCAATCGCCTCCGCGTTAG
- a CDS encoding ABC transporter permease, whose translation MPFAKTESMGVQQVTDDEPNDDSSWDLIIRPSASLVSLPLAEIWRYRDLLYLFTRRDIVAFYKQTILGPLWFFIQPIFTTLIYVLVFGNIAGLSTDGAPQVAFYLCGITFWNYFADCFNKTATVFKDNAHVFGKVYFPRIIMPLSIVLSNLVRFGIQSCLLLLCIAWYDATGEIQPNRYALLIPALVAAMATLGLAMGMLFSAMTTKYRDMAFLLQFGVQLLMYATPVIYPSSEMPERVASILSWNPLAPIFEAARYGLLGAGNVTAGSIGYSITFTLIAFVASTAVFNRVQRTVMDTV comes from the coding sequence TTGCCTTTTGCCAAAACCGAATCGATGGGCGTGCAGCAAGTAACCGATGACGAGCCGAACGATGATTCCTCATGGGATCTAATCATCCGCCCCTCTGCATCGCTAGTCTCTCTTCCCCTGGCGGAAATCTGGCGGTATCGAGATCTACTTTATTTATTTACGAGGCGAGACATCGTCGCGTTCTACAAACAAACCATTCTGGGCCCGCTTTGGTTCTTCATCCAACCGATCTTTACAACCCTGATCTACGTATTGGTCTTCGGAAACATCGCCGGACTATCCACTGACGGCGCCCCCCAAGTGGCGTTTTACCTCTGCGGGATCACATTCTGGAACTACTTTGCCGATTGCTTCAACAAGACAGCAACCGTATTCAAAGACAATGCCCACGTCTTCGGCAAAGTCTATTTCCCCCGCATCATCATGCCTCTCTCGATCGTTCTTTCAAATCTGGTGCGATTCGGAATCCAGTCCTGCCTCTTGCTACTATGCATAGCCTGGTATGATGCGACCGGAGAAATCCAGCCCAACCGATACGCGCTACTGATCCCGGCACTGGTTGCTGCGATGGCCACCTTAGGGCTCGCAATGGGAATGCTATTCTCGGCAATGACAACAAAGTACCGCGACATGGCCTTTCTGCTACAGTTCGGCGTGCAATTGCTGATGTACGCAACGCCGGTCATCTACCCCTCCTCGGAAATGCCTGAACGCGTCGCGTCGATCCTTTCCTGGAATCCGCTGGCCCCTATATTCGAGGCGGCACGCTACGGGCTACTAGGCGCAGGGAACGTCACCGCAGGGTCCATCGGCTATTCGATCACCTTTACGCTGATCGCTTTCGTTGCATCCACCGCCGTCTTCAATCGCGTTCAACGCACAGTAATGGATACAGTTTAG